In one window of Roseofilum capinflatum BLCC-M114 DNA:
- the mutS gene encoding DNA mismatch repair protein MutS, producing the protein MLQHYVQVKEQYPHAVLLYRVGDFFECFFQDAVTLSVQLELALTSRDGGKEIGRVPMTGVPHHALERYSPQLVEKGYPVVVCDQTEDAAVAQAEKRMVTREITKILTPGTLTDESMLSARQNNFLAAVVLVKDHWGLAYADISTGEFFTAQASGLEPLHQELMRLQPSEILMPTDAPDLGKMLRPGEKSEQLPEGLPDCFCYSWRSQVAFSLQEATERLLHKFKVRSLEGMGCDRIPLGVRAAGGLLEYVEETQKQNAVTLQLLRSYSTQDFLILDHQSRRNLEITETVRDRTFNGSLLYAIDRTLTAMGGRALRRWILQPLLKIKGIEARQETIEELVQDTELRDSIRQILRQIADLERLTGKAGSGSANGKDLVSLADSLAQLPQLAQFASQGRSPFLRALQTVPPELEQLAHKIKAYLVENPPQQLKEGGLIQAGVNGDLDDMRSEAQEDQDWLASLETRERERTGISNLKVGYNKTFGYYISISRSKSDQAPEDYTRKQTLVNEERYITQELKEREARILTAREDLNQLEYELFVQLRTEVGEQTELIRSVSRAVAAIDALCGLAEVAVIEGYCRPTLTEGREIIIRDGRHPVVEQTLGRAFFVPNSTTLAQKDKNESTDLVILTGPNASGKSCYLRQVGLIQLMAQMGSFVPATSATLGVCDRIFTRVGAVDDLATGQSTFMVEMNETANILNHGTSRSLVLLDEIGRGTATFDGLSIAWAVAEYLATDIQARTIFATHYHELNELASILENVANYQVTVKEMPDKIIFLHQVQPGGADKSYGIEAGRLAGLPKVVIERAKQVMNQIEQHSKIALGLRQGISK; encoded by the coding sequence ATGCTTCAGCATTATGTGCAGGTGAAGGAACAATATCCCCATGCCGTATTGCTCTACCGAGTGGGGGATTTTTTTGAATGCTTTTTTCAGGATGCGGTTACTCTTTCGGTGCAGTTAGAATTGGCACTGACGAGTCGGGATGGGGGTAAAGAAATTGGCCGCGTGCCAATGACGGGGGTTCCCCATCATGCTCTGGAACGGTATTCTCCCCAGTTGGTGGAAAAAGGCTATCCGGTGGTGGTCTGCGATCAAACGGAAGATGCGGCAGTGGCGCAGGCAGAAAAACGGATGGTAACTAGGGAGATTACCAAGATTCTGACCCCTGGAACTCTCACGGATGAGTCGATGTTAAGCGCTCGTCAGAATAATTTTTTAGCTGCCGTTGTGCTGGTTAAAGACCATTGGGGATTGGCCTATGCGGATATTTCTACGGGGGAGTTTTTTACGGCTCAAGCGAGTGGTTTGGAGCCTTTACATCAGGAGTTAATGCGCTTGCAACCTTCGGAGATTCTGATGCCGACGGATGCTCCGGATCTGGGAAAAATGTTGCGCCCTGGGGAAAAGTCTGAGCAACTGCCGGAGGGGTTGCCGGATTGTTTTTGCTATTCTTGGCGATCGCAAGTTGCCTTTAGCCTGCAAGAGGCAACGGAGCGCCTGTTGCATAAGTTTAAGGTCAGATCTTTGGAGGGGATGGGATGCGATCGCATTCCGTTAGGGGTTCGTGCTGCGGGTGGACTCCTGGAATATGTGGAGGAAACCCAGAAGCAAAACGCCGTCACCCTGCAATTATTACGGAGTTATTCGACCCAGGATTTCCTGATTTTAGACCATCAAAGTCGCCGCAACTTGGAAATTACGGAAACGGTACGCGATCGCACCTTTAATGGTTCCTTACTTTATGCGATCGATCGCACCTTAACTGCGATGGGAGGGCGGGCCCTGCGGCGCTGGATCTTGCAACCGTTGCTGAAAATCAAAGGCATTGAAGCCCGACAAGAGACCATTGAAGAATTAGTCCAGGACACAGAATTAAGGGATTCTATTCGTCAAATTTTACGGCAAATTGCTGATTTAGAGCGGCTGACAGGGAAAGCGGGATCGGGAAGCGCGAATGGGAAGGATCTGGTGTCTTTAGCTGACTCTTTAGCCCAGTTACCGCAACTTGCCCAATTCGCCAGTCAGGGGCGATCGCCGTTTCTGAGGGCGCTGCAAACTGTGCCACCGGAATTAGAACAATTAGCCCATAAAATTAAAGCCTATTTAGTGGAAAATCCCCCACAGCAGTTGAAAGAAGGGGGTTTGATTCAAGCGGGGGTGAATGGGGACTTAGATGATATGCGATCGGAAGCGCAAGAGGATCAAGACTGGTTAGCGTCTTTAGAAACTCGCGAACGGGAAAGAACGGGTATTTCTAATCTGAAAGTAGGATATAACAAAACCTTTGGATATTATATTAGTATTTCTCGCTCTAAGTCCGATCAAGCTCCAGAAGATTATACTCGTAAGCAAACATTGGTTAATGAAGAGCGCTATATTACCCAAGAACTAAAGGAACGAGAAGCCAGAATTCTAACGGCGCGAGAAGATTTGAACCAATTAGAATATGAATTATTTGTGCAACTGCGAACGGAAGTGGGGGAACAAACGGAGTTAATTCGCAGTGTTTCCCGTGCAGTTGCGGCGATCGATGCCTTATGTGGATTAGCAGAAGTTGCGGTTATTGAAGGATACTGTCGCCCCACGTTAACCGAAGGCCGAGAAATTATCATCCGGGATGGGCGACATCCGGTGGTTGAGCAAACTTTAGGGCGGGCATTTTTTGTGCCGAACTCCACAACTTTAGCTCAAAAAGATAAAAATGAATCCACGGATTTAGTGATTTTGACGGGGCCGAATGCTAGTGGTAAAAGCTGCTATCTCCGTCAAGTGGGGCTAATTCAACTGATGGCGCAAATGGGTAGTTTTGTGCCAGCAACATCGGCTACATTGGGAGTTTGCGATCGTATCTTTACCCGTGTCGGTGCAGTCGATGATTTAGCCACCGGTCAATCAACCTTTATGGTAGAAATGAATGAAACCGCCAATATCCTCAATCATGGCACTTCTCGCTCCTTAGTTTTATTAGATGAAATTGGTCGCGGAACCGCCACCTTTGACGGTTTATCCATTGCTTGGGCTGTAGCTGAATATTTAGCCACAGACATCCAAGCACGGACAATTTTTGCCACCCATTACCATGAACTGAATGAATTAGCCTCAATCTTAGAAAACGTGGCCAACTACCAAGTCACCGTCAAAGAAATGCCCGATAAAATCATCTTTTTGCACCAAGTTCAACCCGGTGGTGCAGATAAATCCTATGGCATTGAAGCCGGACGATTAGCCGGTTTACCCAAGGTGGTGATTGAACGAGCAAAACAAGTGATGAATCAGATCGAACAACATAGTAAAATTGCCCTTGGCTTACGTCAAGGCATTTCTAAATGA